One genomic region from Pseudomonas sp. R5-89-07 encodes:
- a CDS encoding amidase yields the protein MSDATSMAEAFASGQSDPVQVLEQALVHASTAPSVFISLTAERALREAEASAARWRAGQPLSAFDGVPLAWKDLFDVAGSLTTAGAAYRRQAPAALLDAPSVGLLCRAGMVSIGKTNLSELAYSGLGLNPHFGTPHNPNSRDQPRIPGGSSSGSGVAVAAGIVPIAMGTDTAGSIRIPAALNGVVGYRSSCRRYSRDGVFPLARSLDSLGPLTRSVRDALVIDDLLHGRAQTHSARSLKGQRFVLEQGVLQDVEPAVRGNLLRAVDQLRACGALVDERPCATFQATLDLIRQHGWLGAFEAFALHQALLDSRDAEQLDPRVRRRLEAARTLPASQLIHLTDARRRLQHQLSDDLDGALLITPTVAHVAPALAPLEADDALFVSTNLATLRLTMPGSLLDMPGVSLPSGRDALGLPTGLLLSAPCGEDARLLRAALSVESALNP from the coding sequence ATGTCAGACGCCACCTCCATGGCCGAAGCGTTCGCCAGCGGTCAAAGCGACCCGGTGCAGGTCCTTGAACAAGCGCTTGTCCACGCGAGCACGGCGCCCAGCGTGTTTATCTCCCTGACCGCCGAGCGTGCGTTGCGTGAAGCCGAGGCGTCCGCTGCGCGCTGGCGTGCCGGCCAGCCGCTGAGTGCGTTCGACGGCGTGCCCCTGGCCTGGAAGGACCTGTTCGACGTGGCCGGCAGCCTCACCACCGCAGGCGCCGCCTATCGCCGCCAGGCGCCGGCCGCCTTGCTCGATGCGCCCAGCGTGGGGCTGTTGTGCCGCGCCGGGATGGTCAGTATCGGCAAGACCAACCTCAGTGAGCTGGCGTATTCCGGCCTGGGCCTGAACCCGCACTTCGGCACGCCCCATAACCCGAACAGCCGCGATCAGCCACGGATTCCCGGCGGTTCCTCATCGGGTTCGGGCGTGGCGGTGGCGGCCGGCATCGTGCCGATTGCCATGGGCACCGACACCGCCGGCTCGATCCGCATTCCCGCCGCGCTCAATGGCGTGGTGGGCTACCGCAGCAGCTGCCGCCGCTACAGCCGCGACGGCGTATTCCCCCTGGCCCGTAGCCTCGACAGCCTCGGCCCGCTGACTCGCAGCGTGCGCGATGCACTGGTCATCGACGACCTGCTCCATGGCCGCGCGCAAACCCACAGTGCGCGCAGCCTGAAGGGCCAGCGTTTTGTGCTTGAGCAAGGCGTGCTGCAAGACGTTGAGCCGGCGGTGCGCGGCAACCTGCTGCGCGCGGTGGACCAGCTCAGAGCCTGCGGTGCGCTGGTCGACGAGCGCCCCTGCGCCACGTTCCAGGCCACCCTCGATTTGATCCGTCAACACGGCTGGCTCGGCGCTTTCGAAGCGTTCGCCCTGCACCAGGCCTTGCTCGACAGCCGTGACGCCGAGCAACTCGACCCGCGTGTGCGCCGCCGTCTCGAAGCTGCCCGCACCCTGCCGGCCAGTCAACTGATTCACCTGACCGATGCGCGCCGGCGCTTGCAGCACCAACTGAGCGACGACCTCGACGGCGCTCTGCTGATCACCCCGACGGTCGCCCACGTCGCCCCGGCGCTGGCACCGCTGGAAGCCGACGACGCGCTGTTCGTCAGCACCAACCTCGCCACCCTGCGCCTGACCATGCCCGGCAGCCTGCTCGACATGCCGGGGGTCAGCCTGCCCAGCGGTCGCGATGCCCTCGGCCTGCCTACCGGGCTGCTGCTCAGCGCCCCCTGTGGCGAGGATGCGCGCCTGCTCAGGGCCGCGCTGTCGGTCGAAAGCGCCCTCAACCCTTGA
- a CDS encoding polysaccharide deacetylase: MAKDILCAFGVDVDAVAGWLGSYGGEDSPDDISRGLFAGEVGAPRLLKLFERYGLRTTWFIPGHSMETFSEQMKAVADAGHEIGVHGYSHENPIAMTAEQEEIVLDKSIELITQVTGKRPTGYVAPWWEFSKVTNELLLKKGIKYDHSLMHNDFHPYYVRKGDSWTKIDYSQHPDTWMKPLVRGEETDLVEIPANWYLDDLPPMMFIKKAPNSHGFVNPRHLEEMWRDQFDWVYREHEHAVFTMTIHPDVSGRPQVLLMLERLIEHIQSHAGVRFVTFDEIADDFIRRQPRT, translated from the coding sequence ATGGCTAAAGACATCCTCTGTGCATTCGGCGTCGACGTGGACGCCGTCGCCGGCTGGCTCGGTTCCTACGGCGGTGAAGACTCGCCAGACGACATCTCCCGCGGCCTGTTCGCCGGTGAAGTCGGCGCGCCGCGCCTGCTCAAACTGTTCGAGCGCTACGGTCTGCGCACTACCTGGTTCATCCCCGGCCACTCGATGGAAACCTTCTCCGAACAGATGAAGGCAGTCGCCGACGCCGGCCACGAAATCGGCGTGCATGGCTACAGCCACGAAAACCCCATCGCGATGACCGCCGAGCAGGAAGAAATCGTCCTGGATAAATCCATCGAACTGATCACCCAGGTCACCGGCAAGCGCCCCACCGGCTACGTCGCGCCATGGTGGGAATTCAGCAAGGTGACCAACGAGCTGCTGCTGAAAAAAGGCATCAAGTACGACCACAGCCTGATGCACAACGACTTCCACCCCTACTACGTGCGCAAGGGCGACAGCTGGACCAAGATCGACTACAGCCAGCACCCCGACACCTGGATGAAACCCCTGGTGCGCGGCGAGGAAACCGACCTGGTGGAAATCCCGGCCAACTGGTACCTCGACGACCTGCCGCCGATGATGTTCATCAAGAAAGCCCCCAACAGCCATGGCTTCGTCAACCCGCGTCACCTGGAAGAGATGTGGCGCGACCAGTTCGACTGGGTCTACCGCGAGCACGAACACGCGGTATTCACCATGACCATCCACCCCGACGTGTCCGGCCGCCCGCAGGTGCTGCTGATGCTTGAGCGCCTGATCGAACACATCCAGAGCCATGCCGGCGTGCGCTTCGTCACCTTCGACGAAATCGCCGACGACTTCATCCGCCGTCAGCCCCGCACCTGA
- a CDS encoding MFS transporter, which produces MSIYNKLDLTGWKPRQLTSQEVRFATWIAFFAWVFAVYDFILFGTLLPEIGRHFGWGEVEQAQIATWVAVGTAVVAFAIGPIVDRLGRRQGIILTVAGSALCSALTAIGGAWGKSPLILIRSLGGLGYAEETVNATYLSELYGASQDPKLTKRRGFIYSLVQGGWPVGALIAAGLTALLLPIIGWQGCFIFAAIPAIVIAIMARKLKESPQFQIHQRISQLRKRGAVSEAQNVAATYGVDYDEHSKAGLKAAFRGPARRATLVIGAALLLNWAAIQVFSVLGTSVIVSVHHISFENSLIILVLSNLVGYCGYLSHGWMGDKIGRRNVIGLGWMLGGLAFAGMLFGPSNMPMVVGLYSLGLFFLIGPYSAALFFISESFPTSIRATGGAIIHAMGPIGAVVAGFGATQVLSAGSDWQTAALWFGALPCFLSGALMFAARHVRPETVQ; this is translated from the coding sequence ATGTCTATCTACAACAAGCTTGACCTGACTGGCTGGAAACCCCGGCAACTGACGTCCCAGGAAGTGCGCTTCGCTACCTGGATCGCGTTTTTCGCCTGGGTGTTCGCGGTGTATGACTTCATCCTGTTCGGCACCTTGCTGCCGGAAATCGGCCGGCACTTTGGCTGGGGTGAAGTGGAGCAGGCGCAAATCGCGACCTGGGTGGCGGTGGGCACGGCGGTGGTCGCGTTTGCCATCGGGCCCATCGTCGACAGACTAGGGCGGCGCCAGGGGATTATTTTGACCGTGGCCGGTTCCGCGCTGTGCTCGGCGCTCACCGCGATTGGCGGGGCGTGGGGCAAGTCGCCGCTGATCCTGATTCGCTCGCTGGGTGGCCTGGGGTATGCCGAAGAAACGGTGAATGCCACCTATTTGAGTGAGCTGTATGGCGCTTCGCAAGACCCGAAACTGACCAAGCGTCGCGGGTTCATCTACAGCCTGGTGCAAGGCGGCTGGCCGGTCGGTGCGCTGATCGCCGCCGGACTCACCGCACTGCTGCTGCCGATTATAGGCTGGCAGGGTTGCTTCATCTTCGCTGCGATCCCGGCCATCGTGATTGCGATCATGGCGCGCAAGCTCAAGGAGAGCCCGCAGTTCCAGATTCACCAGCGCATCAGCCAACTGCGTAAACGCGGTGCGGTGAGCGAGGCGCAGAACGTCGCCGCCACCTACGGCGTGGACTATGACGAACACAGCAAGGCCGGCCTCAAGGCCGCGTTCCGTGGCCCGGCCCGCCGCGCCACCCTGGTGATCGGCGCCGCGTTGCTGCTCAACTGGGCGGCGATCCAGGTGTTCAGTGTGCTCGGCACTTCGGTGATCGTCAGCGTGCACCACATCTCGTTCGAGAACTCACTGATCATCCTGGTGCTGTCGAACCTGGTGGGCTATTGCGGCTACCTGAGCCACGGCTGGATGGGCGACAAGATCGGCCGACGCAACGTGATCGGCCTGGGCTGGATGCTCGGCGGCCTGGCATTCGCCGGGATGCTGTTCGGCCCGAGCAATATGCCGATGGTGGTCGGGCTGTACAGCCTGGGCCTGTTCTTCCTGATCGGGCCCTACTCGGCGGCGCTGTTCTTTATCAGCGAAAGTTTCCCCACCAGCATCCGCGCCACCGGTGGCGCGATCATCCATGCCATGGGGCCAATCGGCGCCGTGGTGGCCGGGTTTGGCGCCACCCAGGTGTTGTCCGCCGGCAGTGACTGGCAGACCGCCGCGCTGTGGTTCGGCGCGCTGCCGTGCTTTCTGTCGGGTGCCTTGATGTTTGCCGCACGCCACGTGCGTCCGGAAACCGTTCAGTAA
- a CDS encoding SDR family NAD(P)-dependent oxidoreductase, with amino-acid sequence MSRKVALITGAASGIGQALAVAYARSGVAVVGGYYPADPHDPQSTVALVEEAGGECLMLALDVGDSASVDALAEHAVQHFGRLDYAVANAGLLRRAPLLEMSDALWDEMLNIDLTGVMRTFRAATRYMTEGGALVAISSIAGGVYGWQEHSHYAAAKAGVPGLCRSLAVELAAKGIRCNAVIPGLIETPQSLDAKNSLGPEGLAKAARAIPLGRVGRADEVASLVQFLTSDASSYLTGQSIVIDGGLTVRWPD; translated from the coding sequence ATGAGCCGTAAAGTTGCCTTGATTACCGGTGCCGCCAGCGGCATCGGCCAAGCCCTTGCCGTGGCCTATGCGCGCAGCGGCGTAGCGGTGGTGGGTGGGTATTACCCGGCCGATCCCCATGATCCGCAAAGCACTGTTGCCCTGGTGGAAGAGGCCGGTGGCGAGTGCCTGATGCTGGCGCTGGACGTGGGCGACAGCGCCTCGGTGGACGCCCTGGCCGAGCACGCGGTGCAGCATTTCGGACGCCTCGATTATGCGGTGGCCAATGCCGGGTTGTTGCGTCGCGCACCGCTGCTGGAAATGAGCGATGCGTTGTGGGACGAGATGCTCAATATCGACCTCACGGGGGTGATGCGCACCTTCCGTGCCGCCACGCGCTATATGACCGAAGGCGGTGCGCTGGTGGCGATTTCGTCGATTGCCGGTGGCGTGTATGGCTGGCAGGAACACAGCCACTACGCGGCGGCCAAGGCCGGGGTGCCGGGATTGTGCCGTTCGCTGGCGGTGGAATTGGCGGCCAAGGGCATTCGGTGCAATGCGGTGATCCCCGGGTTGATCGAGACGCCGCAGTCATTGGATGCGAAGAATTCGCTGGGGCCTGAAGGGTTGGCCAAGGCGGCCAGGGCGATCCCGCTGGGCCGGGTAGGGCGCGCCGATGAAGTGGCGTCGCTGGTGCAGTTCCTGACCAGTGACGCCTCAAGCTACTTGACCGGACAAAGCATCGTCATCGACGGCGGCCTGACCGTGCGCTGGCCTGACTGA